A part of Agromyces protaetiae genomic DNA contains:
- a CDS encoding phosphotransferase family protein: MTDSTTANEPGERQDPPGVDVRGLAQWLATEHPELLDSADAPLDVRLIAGGRSNLTYRVDGAARPLVLRRPPLGHVLASAHDMFREHRVISALAGTGVPVPPVVDVVDDTETQLVTGTPFFVMEFVEGRVLASRTQNAAFSPAGLARLGANLAETLADLHAVDPAAVGLESFGKPEGYLARQMSTWHRQYEASRSRELPELDRLLEALGDRLPENPRTGIVHGDYRLDNAIVAGEGDEPRIVAVLDWEMATLGDPLVDLGMLGLYWGIADLPGGRAIAPSAVDVEAGHPTFDALVAAYAARAGIDVPDLSWYRAFAAAKLAVILEGIHLRFTAGKTVGAGYEHVSALVVPLANEGLAQLGAAVR; encoded by the coding sequence ATGACGGACAGCACCACGGCGAACGAGCCCGGCGAGCGGCAAGACCCGCCCGGCGTCGACGTGCGCGGTCTCGCGCAGTGGCTCGCCACGGAGCATCCGGAACTCCTCGACTCGGCCGACGCGCCGCTCGATGTGCGCCTCATCGCGGGCGGCCGCTCGAACCTCACCTACCGGGTCGACGGCGCCGCGCGCCCGCTCGTGCTTCGCCGCCCGCCGCTCGGGCACGTGCTCGCGAGTGCGCACGACATGTTCCGCGAGCACCGCGTGATCTCGGCCCTCGCGGGGACCGGCGTGCCGGTGCCGCCCGTCGTCGACGTCGTCGACGACACCGAGACGCAGCTCGTCACGGGCACCCCGTTCTTCGTCATGGAGTTCGTCGAGGGCCGCGTGCTCGCGAGCCGCACGCAGAACGCTGCGTTCAGCCCGGCGGGACTCGCGCGTCTCGGGGCGAACCTCGCCGAGACGCTCGCCGACCTGCACGCCGTCGACCCCGCCGCGGTCGGGCTCGAGTCGTTCGGCAAGCCCGAGGGCTACCTCGCGCGGCAGATGTCGACCTGGCACCGCCAGTACGAGGCATCCCGCTCGCGCGAACTGCCCGAACTCGACCGCCTGCTCGAAGCGCTCGGTGACCGGCTGCCCGAGAACCCACGCACGGGCATCGTGCACGGCGACTACCGCCTCGACAATGCGATCGTCGCGGGCGAGGGCGACGAGCCCCGCATCGTCGCCGTGCTCGACTGGGAGATGGCGACCCTCGGCGACCCGCTCGTCGACCTCGGCATGCTCGGCCTCTACTGGGGCATCGCCGACCTCCCCGGCGGCCGTGCGATCGCGCCGAGCGCGGTCGACGTCGAGGCGGGGCATCCGACCTTCGACGCGCTCGTCGCCGCCTACGCGGCCCGCGCGGGCATCGACGTGCCCGACCTCTCGTGGTATCGCGCGTTCGCGGCGGCGAAGCTCGCCGTCATCCTCGAGGGCATCCACCTGCGCTTCACGGCAGGCAAGACCGTCGGCGCTGGCTACGAGCACGTCAGCGCGCTCGTCGTGCCGCTCGCGAACGAGGGGCTCGCGCAGCTCGGGGCGGCGGTTCGCTGA
- a CDS encoding acyl-CoA dehydrogenase family protein: MEFAPDPATADLVERVRAFIHDRVIPAEAVLEEQLAETPGKWNLRPIVRELQASAREQGLWNLFLPGEGGAGLTNLQYAPIAELTGWSPKLGPVSFNCAAPDTGNMELLAEFGTDAQKTEWLEPLLDGRIRSAFCMTEPDVASSDATNIATRIVRDGDEYVITGRKWWSTGAMNPDAAIFIVMGKTDVDAPRHRQQSMILVPRGTEGVEIVRPLTVFGYDDRDHGGHAEIVFHDVRVPAANLIGGEGDGFAIAQARLGPGRIHHCMRALGMAERALALVVSRANERVAFGRPIAEQGVVRQWVAESRIQLEALRLLVLKTAWLMDTVGNRKAMTEIQAIKIAVPRAVQEILDRAIQVFGAAGLSSDVPVAELFAGARALRLADGPDEVHLNALGKAELGRA, encoded by the coding sequence ATGGAGTTCGCACCCGACCCCGCCACCGCCGACCTCGTCGAGCGCGTGCGCGCGTTCATCCACGACCGGGTGATCCCCGCCGAGGCGGTTCTCGAGGAGCAGCTCGCCGAGACGCCCGGCAAGTGGAACCTGCGCCCCATCGTGCGCGAGCTCCAGGCGTCGGCGCGTGAGCAGGGCCTCTGGAACCTGTTCTTGCCAGGTGAGGGCGGCGCGGGTCTCACGAACCTGCAGTATGCGCCCATCGCCGAGCTCACGGGATGGAGCCCCAAGCTCGGCCCGGTCTCGTTCAACTGCGCGGCGCCCGACACGGGCAACATGGAGCTCCTCGCCGAGTTCGGCACCGACGCGCAGAAGACGGAGTGGCTCGAGCCCCTGCTCGACGGGCGCATCCGCTCGGCGTTCTGCATGACCGAGCCTGACGTCGCGTCTTCCGACGCGACGAACATCGCGACCCGCATCGTGCGCGACGGCGACGAGTATGTGATCACGGGTCGCAAGTGGTGGTCGACGGGCGCGATGAATCCGGATGCCGCGATCTTCATCGTCATGGGCAAGACCGACGTGGATGCCCCGCGCCACCGCCAGCAGTCGATGATCCTCGTGCCGCGCGGCACCGAGGGCGTCGAGATCGTGCGGCCGCTCACGGTCTTCGGGTACGACGACCGCGACCACGGCGGGCACGCCGAGATCGTGTTCCACGACGTGCGCGTGCCGGCCGCGAACCTCATCGGCGGCGAGGGCGACGGATTCGCGATCGCGCAGGCCCGCCTCGGACCCGGACGCATCCACCACTGCATGCGCGCTCTCGGCATGGCCGAGCGGGCGCTCGCGCTCGTCGTTTCGCGCGCGAACGAGCGCGTCGCGTTCGGGCGGCCGATCGCCGAGCAGGGCGTCGTGCGGCAGTGGGTCGCCGAGTCGCGCATCCAGCTCGAAGCGCTTCGCCTGCTGGTCTTGAAGACCGCGTGGCTCATGGACACGGTCGGCAACCGCAAGGCCATGACCGAGATCCAGGCGATCAAGATCGCCGTGCCGCGAGCGGTGCAAGAGATCCTGGATCGCGCGATCCAGGTCTTCGGCGCCGCCGGGCTGTCGTCGGATGTCCCCGTCGCCGAGCTCTTCGCGGGCGCACGCGCCCTCCGGCTGGCCGACGGCCCAGACGAGGTGCACCTGAACGCCCTCGGCAAGGCCGAGCTCGGACGAGCCTGA
- a CDS encoding QsdR family transcriptional regulator: MPSAPPAALTAPSAAPLTIANVGLEVAPSWLSQRLVPGVHDDAVRAFGFARETFISGKRIDMGALAARLGVDRTSLFRWVGNRDALLSEVLWSLAVPTLVQAEQAVADYEGAERVAELLTHFVDDLSGSDYFREFSRREPSRALRLQTTRDSEIQRRYVATIEFLVRRDMGDEPLDGAIGAHDLATLLARVSESFTYADQIAGEPPSVERARTAFRVLLRAD, from the coding sequence ATGCCCTCCGCTCCACCGGCCGCGCTGACGGCTCCCTCGGCCGCGCCGCTCACGATCGCGAACGTCGGCCTCGAGGTCGCCCCCTCGTGGCTCTCGCAGCGACTCGTGCCGGGCGTGCACGACGACGCCGTGCGCGCGTTCGGGTTCGCGCGCGAGACCTTCATCTCGGGCAAGCGCATCGACATGGGCGCGCTCGCCGCGCGCCTCGGCGTCGACCGGACGTCGCTCTTCCGGTGGGTCGGCAACCGCGACGCGCTCTTGAGCGAGGTGCTGTGGTCGCTCGCCGTCCCGACGCTCGTGCAGGCTGAGCAGGCGGTCGCCGACTACGAGGGCGCGGAGCGCGTCGCCGAGCTTCTCACCCACTTCGTCGACGACCTGTCGGGCTCGGACTACTTCCGCGAGTTCTCGCGGCGCGAGCCGAGCCGGGCGCTGCGGCTGCAGACGACGCGCGACTCCGAGATCCAGCGGCGGTACGTCGCGACGATCGAGTTCCTCGTGCGGCGCGACATGGGCGACGAGCCGCTCGACGGCGCGATCGGGGCGCACGACCTCGCGACGCTCCTCGCGCGCGTGTCGGAGTCGTTCACGTATGCCGACCAGATCGCCGGTGAGCCGCCGAGCGTCGAGCGGGCGAGGACGGCGTTCCGGGTGCTGCTGCGGGCGGACTGA
- a CDS encoding TetR/AcrR family transcriptional regulator has translation MTRGDVAGSITRAAVELFAAQGYAPTSVAQIVAAAGVTKGAMYHYFQSKDDLLFGIYDRILALQQERLDAIVERGGDVEDVLRAVCEDVLMTSIEHLDEGIVFFQSQHLLSPERRAEVARRRRSYHDAFAAILRRGRTEGRFRSDVPEALLVAHFFSDVHYLAQWYSPEGPQSADTVAGELAELYLASLRPTPAVE, from the coding sequence ATGACCCGGGGGGATGTCGCGGGGTCGATCACGCGGGCTGCGGTCGAACTGTTCGCCGCTCAGGGCTACGCGCCCACGAGCGTCGCGCAGATCGTCGCGGCCGCGGGCGTCACCAAAGGCGCGATGTACCATTACTTCCAGTCGAAGGACGACCTGCTCTTCGGCATCTACGACCGCATTCTCGCCCTCCAGCAGGAGCGGCTCGATGCGATCGTCGAGCGCGGCGGCGACGTCGAAGACGTGCTCCGCGCCGTGTGCGAAGACGTGCTCATGACCTCGATCGAGCACCTCGACGAGGGAATCGTGTTCTTCCAGAGCCAGCACCTGTTGAGTCCCGAGCGCCGCGCCGAGGTCGCGCGCCGCCGTCGCTCGTACCACGACGCCTTCGCCGCGATCCTTCGGCGCGGCCGCACCGAGGGGCGGTTCCGGAGCGACGTGCCCGAGGCGCTCCTCGTCGCGCACTTCTTCAGCGACGTGCACTACCTCGCCCAGTGGTACTCCCCCGAGGGGCCGCAGAGCGCCGACACCGTCGCAGGCGAGCTCGCCGAGCTGTACCTCGCGAGCCTGCGGCCGACCCCGGCGGTCGAGTAG
- the rplK gene encoding 50S ribosomal protein L11: MAPKKKVTGLIKLQINAGAANPAPPIGPALGQHGVNIMEFCKAYNAATESQRGNVIPVEITVYEDRSFTFVLKTPPAAELIKKAAGVAKGSGVPHTTKVGKLSQDQVRAIAEQKMVDLNANDLDAASKIIAGTARSMGITVE; encoded by the coding sequence ATGGCACCGAAGAAGAAGGTCACCGGTCTGATCAAGCTTCAGATCAACGCCGGCGCCGCCAACCCCGCACCGCCTATCGGTCCGGCGCTGGGTCAGCACGGCGTGAACATCATGGAGTTCTGCAAGGCCTACAACGCGGCGACCGAGTCGCAGCGCGGCAATGTGATCCCCGTCGAGATCACGGTCTACGAAGACCGCAGCTTCACCTTCGTCCTGAAGACCCCGCCCGCCGCCGAGCTCATCAAGAAGGCCGCCGGCGTCGCCAAGGGCTCGGGCGTCCCGCACACCACCAAGGTCGGCAAGCTCTCGCAGGACCAGGTCCGCGCGATCGCCGAGCAGAAGATGGTCGACCTCAACGCGAACGACCTCGACGCCGCGTCGAAGATCATCGCGGGCACCGCTCGCTCGATGGGCATCACGGTCGAGTAA
- the rplA gene encoding 50S ribosomal protein L1: MAQKSKAYRAAAEKIEAGKFYAPTDAVALAKETGSGKFDSTVEVALKLGVDPRKADQMVRGTVILPHGTGKTARVIVFATGPAAEAAIAAGADEVGGAELIEKVAAGYTAFDAAVATPELMGQVGRLGKVLGPRGLMPNPKTGTVTPNTAKAVEDIKGGKIEFRVDKHANVHFVVGKASFSTDQLNDNLKAALEEVLRLKPSSAKGRYIQKGAVSTTFGPGIPLDVNAI, from the coding sequence ATGGCACAGAAGTCCAAGGCCTACCGGGCCGCGGCCGAGAAGATCGAGGCCGGCAAGTTCTACGCTCCGACCGACGCCGTCGCGCTCGCGAAGGAGACCGGCTCGGGCAAGTTCGACTCGACCGTCGAGGTCGCGCTGAAGCTCGGCGTCGACCCCCGCAAGGCCGACCAGATGGTGCGCGGCACGGTCATCCTCCCGCACGGCACGGGCAAGACCGCCCGCGTCATCGTGTTCGCGACCGGCCCCGCGGCCGAGGCCGCGATCGCTGCCGGCGCCGACGAGGTCGGCGGCGCCGAGCTCATCGAGAAGGTGGCCGCCGGCTACACCGCGTTCGACGCGGCCGTCGCTACCCCCGAGCTCATGGGCCAGGTCGGCCGTCTCGGCAAGGTGCTCGGCCCGCGCGGCCTCATGCCCAACCCGAAGACCGGCACGGTCACGCCCAACACGGCGAAGGCCGTCGAAGACATCAAGGGCGGCAAGATCGAGTTCCGCGTCGACAAGCACGCCAACGTGCACTTCGTCGTCGGCAAGGCCTCGTTCTCGACCGACCAGCTCAACGACAACCTGAAGGCCGCCCTCGAAGAGGTCCTCCGTCTCAAGCCGTCGAGCGCGAAGGGCCGCTACATCCAGAAGGGCGCCGTGTCGACCACGTTCGGCCCGGGCATCCCGCTGGACGTCAACGCCATCTGA
- a CDS encoding SDR family oxidoreductase — MQRFENKVALITGASRGIGLAIAKRLVDEGGSVVITGRKQEGLDAALAELGPRASAVAGRADDAEHRAAVYAHIAERHGRLDHLVNNAGINPIYGPLQTVDIAAARKILDVNVIATLEWTRDAVAAGLTTSVVNLSSVSALAASPGIAFYGISKAALVNLTMQLAVELAPGLRVNAVAPAVVKTVFAAALYEGREAEVAAQYPLERLGVPDDVAGPVAFLLSDDAAWITGQTLVIDGGVGVKAMG, encoded by the coding sequence GTGCAGCGCTTCGAGAACAAGGTCGCCCTCATCACGGGTGCGAGCCGGGGCATCGGCCTCGCGATCGCCAAGCGGCTCGTCGACGAGGGCGGCTCGGTCGTCATCACGGGCCGCAAGCAGGAGGGCCTCGACGCGGCGCTCGCCGAGCTCGGCCCCCGAGCTTCCGCCGTCGCGGGCCGCGCCGACGACGCCGAGCACCGCGCCGCCGTGTACGCCCACATCGCGGAGCGCCACGGCCGCCTCGACCACCTCGTGAACAACGCGGGCATCAACCCGATCTACGGCCCGCTGCAGACGGTCGACATCGCGGCCGCCCGCAAGATCCTCGACGTCAACGTCATCGCGACCCTCGAGTGGACGCGCGACGCCGTCGCCGCGGGCCTCACGACCTCGGTCGTGAACCTCTCCTCGGTCTCAGCGCTCGCCGCGAGCCCGGGCATCGCCTTCTACGGCATCTCGAAGGCCGCCCTCGTGAACCTCACGATGCAGCTCGCCGTCGAACTCGCCCCCGGCCTGCGTGTCAACGCCGTCGCACCCGCCGTCGTCAAGACGGTGTTCGCCGCCGCGCTCTACGAGGGCCGCGAGGCCGAGGTCGCCGCACAGTACCCGCTCGAGCGTCTCGGCGTGCCCGACGACGTGGCCGGCCCGGTCGCGTTCCTCCTCTCCGACGACGCCGCGTGGATCACGGGCCAGACGCTCGTCATCGACGGCGGCGTCGGCGTCAAGGCGATGGGCTGA
- a CDS encoding acyl-CoA dehydrogenase family protein encodes MTLTIDPTESGEARPAARLDADFYGFQSKLSAQELDSLRRIREFLELEVRPGADLHWEEARSPRHLVPAFAELGLYGPNIPEVRHFENSAVYRGWLALEIARVDPSTATFMGVHSGLAMNALFVGGSDEQRAEWLPAMSRGELLGAFGLTEPNHGSDTSKGLETTATRRTNADGGDEWVLNGAKRWIGNATFADMVVIWARDTADNQVKGFIVRQPAVGFTATKIERKQSLRAVENADIVLEDVVVPESDRLQRIDSFRDLSVILRLTRADVAWQAIGVGVGAYEAALAYAKTRVQFGKPIASFQLVQQKLSDSLADITASIAMCTRVSEMLDEDVQLDHHSAMAKAFVTRRMREVVARCRELLGGNGIQLDHGVARFFADAEALYTFEGTYDMNTLIVGRAITGIQAFV; translated from the coding sequence ATGACGCTCACGATCGACCCGACCGAGTCGGGCGAGGCCCGCCCTGCCGCTCGGCTCGACGCCGACTTCTACGGGTTCCAGTCGAAGCTCAGCGCCCAGGAGCTCGACTCGCTCCGCCGCATTCGCGAGTTCCTCGAGCTCGAAGTCCGCCCCGGCGCCGACCTGCACTGGGAGGAAGCGCGCAGCCCCCGCCACCTCGTCCCGGCGTTCGCCGAGCTCGGCCTCTACGGGCCTAACATCCCCGAGGTCCGCCACTTCGAGAACAGCGCCGTGTACCGCGGCTGGCTCGCCCTCGAGATCGCGCGCGTCGACCCGTCGACGGCGACCTTCATGGGCGTCCACTCGGGCCTCGCCATGAACGCCCTCTTCGTCGGCGGCTCCGACGAGCAGCGGGCCGAATGGCTCCCCGCCATGAGCCGCGGCGAACTCCTCGGCGCCTTCGGCCTCACCGAGCCGAACCACGGCTCCGACACGTCGAAGGGCCTCGAGACGACCGCGACCCGCCGCACGAACGCCGACGGCGGCGACGAGTGGGTGCTGAACGGCGCGAAGCGCTGGATCGGCAACGCGACCTTCGCCGACATGGTCGTCATCTGGGCGCGCGACACCGCCGACAACCAGGTCAAGGGCTTCATCGTCCGCCAGCCCGCCGTCGGATTCACGGCGACGAAGATCGAGCGCAAGCAGTCGCTCCGCGCCGTCGAGAACGCCGACATCGTCCTCGAGGACGTCGTCGTCCCCGAGTCCGACCGCCTCCAACGCATCGACTCGTTCCGCGACCTCTCGGTCATCCTGCGCCTCACGCGCGCGGATGTCGCGTGGCAGGCCATCGGCGTCGGCGTCGGCGCGTACGAGGCAGCCCTCGCCTACGCGAAGACCCGCGTGCAGTTCGGCAAGCCCATCGCGTCGTTCCAGCTCGTGCAGCAGAAGCTGTCCGACTCGCTCGCCGACATCACGGCGTCGATCGCGATGTGCACGCGCGTGTCCGAGATGCTCGACGAAGACGTGCAGCTCGACCACCACTCGGCGATGGCGAAGGCGTTCGTCACGCGCCGCATGCGCGAGGTCGTCGCCCGCTGCCGCGAGCTCCTCGGCGGCAACGGCATCCAGCTCGACCACGGCGTCGCCCGCTTCTTCGCCGACGCCGAGGCGCTCTACACGTTCGAGGGCACGTACGACATGAACACCCTCATCGTCGGTCGCGCGATCACGGGCATCCAGGCGTTCGTCTGA